A single window of Pirellulales bacterium DNA harbors:
- a CDS encoding HD domain-containing protein produces MPRRFVNQFGHQEAVDQVFLVSQKQLRPNRNGNLYLQVELSDRSGTISARMWNASEVEYRNFDDGDFVRVEGNTQVYQGCLQLIASNICKARHDEIDYGDFMPVGPQEIERLASRLKELLRGMKSPPLLTLAECFLIDDQFMGRFTRAPAGVKNHHAYVGGLLEHVVSLMEICTRVAPLYRSLDPDLLLMGAFLHDAGKIGELSYDRGFAYTDEGQLIGHVVMGLNLLEAKLREAERLSGEAVPEELALRLKHMIVSHHGQYEYGSPKLPMTLEAVALHHLDNLDAKLHSFEQQMRDDPNVESCWTSYNQNLGRKLFKGRDFPREGRTAVAERNGE; encoded by the coding sequence ATGCCCCGTCGGTTTGTGAATCAGTTCGGCCATCAAGAGGCCGTCGACCAGGTGTTTCTCGTTTCGCAAAAGCAGTTGCGCCCCAACCGCAACGGCAATCTCTATTTGCAGGTTGAATTGTCGGACCGCAGCGGCACGATCAGCGCCCGCATGTGGAACGCCAGCGAAGTCGAATATCGCAACTTCGACGACGGCGATTTCGTGCGCGTCGAGGGGAACACGCAAGTCTATCAGGGCTGCTTGCAGCTCATCGCCTCGAATATCTGCAAGGCCCGGCACGACGAGATCGATTACGGCGATTTCATGCCCGTCGGGCCGCAGGAAATCGAACGGCTGGCGTCGCGGCTGAAAGAGCTGTTGCGCGGCATGAAAAGCCCGCCCCTGCTGACCTTGGCGGAATGTTTTCTGATCGACGACCAGTTCATGGGCCGGTTCACGCGCGCCCCTGCCGGCGTCAAGAACCACCACGCCTACGTGGGCGGCCTGTTGGAGCACGTCGTCAGCCTGATGGAGATCTGCACGCGCGTGGCGCCGCTCTATCGTTCGCTCGATCCCGACCTGCTGTTGATGGGCGCGTTCTTGCACGACGCCGGAAAAATCGGCGAGCTGAGTTACGACCGCGGCTTCGCCTATACCGACGAAGGGCAGCTCATCGGGCACGTGGTGATGGGGCTGAACCTGCTCGAGGCCAAGCTGCGCGAAGCCGAACGGCTGTCGGGCGAAGCCGTGCCTGAAGAACTCGCCCTGCGGCTGAAGCACATGATCGTCAGCCATCACGGGCAATACGAGTACGGCAGTCCCAAGTTGCCGATGACCTTGGAAGCCGTGGCGCTGCACCATCTCGACAATCTCGACGCCAAGCTGCACAGTTTCGAGCAACAGATGCGCGACGACCCGAATGTCGAAAGCTGCTGGACCAGCTACAACCAAAACTTGGGCCGCAAGCTGTTCAAGGGACGCGATTTTCCGCGCGAGGGCCGGACAGCGGTCGCAGAACGGAACGGCGAATAA
- a CDS encoding tetratricopeptide repeat protein, with translation MLNFMRHGILFLLLLPSLAQAQQHTSAIMASRNRPDLRIADRSVGKLNDLDCVIEHYQGDWAWVRESTGQAGWVKRTEVVPMDEATDYFTRKIRQQPAVAEWYNRRAAVRHYQGELDSALADITEAILLDPKAAPYHNSRGNIFAAKHDYERALADYNAALRLDPNFAAAWNNAGSARFRQGNYQKALEDYDRSIRIEPNDALIYGRRAWILATAGDAKVRDGKKAVESARHACELTAWQEWGDIDTLAAAYAEAGDFTSAVKYAKRALEKAPPDDAQREEAAEHLQLFEAGKPVRDLKVTRSSRT, from the coding sequence ATGTTGAACTTCATGCGTCACGGAATTCTGTTCTTGCTGCTGCTTCCCTCGCTTGCCCAGGCCCAGCAGCACACCAGCGCCATCATGGCAAGTCGCAATCGTCCCGACCTGCGGATTGCCGACCGGAGCGTCGGCAAGCTGAACGACCTGGATTGCGTCATCGAACATTATCAGGGCGATTGGGCCTGGGTCCGCGAATCGACCGGGCAGGCCGGTTGGGTCAAGCGGACGGAGGTGGTGCCGATGGACGAGGCCACCGACTACTTCACGCGGAAGATTCGCCAACAGCCGGCGGTGGCCGAGTGGTACAACCGTCGTGCCGCCGTGCGGCACTACCAGGGCGAGCTCGATTCCGCCCTGGCCGACATCACCGAGGCGATTCTTCTCGACCCCAAGGCCGCGCCTTACCACAACAGTCGCGGAAACATCTTCGCGGCCAAGCACGACTACGAGCGGGCACTGGCCGACTACAACGCGGCCCTGCGTTTGGATCCGAACTTCGCCGCCGCCTGGAACAACGCCGGTTCGGCCCGCTTCCGCCAGGGCAACTACCAGAAAGCCCTGGAAGACTACGACCGGTCGATTCGGATCGAGCCCAACGACGCCTTGATCTACGGCCGTCGGGCATGGATTTTGGCGACGGCCGGGGATGCGAAGGTCCGCGACGGGAAAAAAGCGGTCGAATCGGCCCGACATGCCTGTGAATTGACGGCCTGGCAGGAATGGGGCGACATCGACACGCTGGCCGCCGCCTACGCCGAGGCCGGCGACTTCACCAGCGCTGTGAAGTATGCCAAGCGGGCGCTAGAGAAGGCGCCGCCGGACGACGCTCAGCGCGAGGAAGCCGCTGAGCACTTGCAGCTCTTCGAGGCCGGCAAGCCGGTGCGCGATTTAAAAGTGACTCGCTCAAGCCGAACATAG